GCTGACAGTGGATGGATTCACAGATCCATCAAACTCTGAGCGTTTCTGCCTGGGCCTGCTGTCTAACGTTAACAGGAATGCCACTGTGGAGATGACCAGAAGGCACATAGGTATGGCACAGCATCATGTTTTAGCCTTTGAAACATGAAGCTTTTTgtatcaaattaaaaaaattggTTCTGACTTTGTTTGCAGGAAGAGGAGTTAGACTCTACTACATTGGAGGGGAGGTGTTTGCTGAGTGCCTGAGTGATAGCGCCATCTTTGTCCAGAGTCCTAACTGCAACCAGCGGTATGGCTGGCATCcagcaacagtgtgtaaaaTTCCTCCAGGTAGGCTGCTAATGATGCCACACCACATTTAGAGATGAGCTGTAAGCAAGATGTtcatttaacaaataaaaagaacAGACTTAATAGGTTGCAGGTAAACATCTTTAAAGATGTATGTATAAAACCCCACATTCAGTGGGCTGAATGctagaaaacagcagaaaactTCAAGCAGCTACAGATGATGAAACCACCGCTATCCAAAGGTGAAACACTGGCTTGCAGCACCCAAACCCACATCCTTATTTATTTGTCCTTTCAGGTTGCAATCTAAAAATCTTCAACAACCAGGAGTTTGCAGCACTGCTGGCTCAGTCAGTCAACCAAGGCTTTGAGGCCGTCTATCAGCTCACCAGGATGTGCACCATCCGCATGAGCTTTGTCAAAGGCTGGGGAGCAGAGTACAGGTGAGCATTGAAACATTTAGGAAAAATAACTAATCATAGTCTGGGCTATTAAAGCCAAGCCCTTTACAGTGAGTTACATTACAGGAGCCACACAGGATGAACTTAACTGCACTCTGTggttctttgtgttgttctgtgggCTCTACTCTCTGAGAAGATTATCAAAATTTGCTTTCTTGGTAGCAGCCCCACACATGATAACAAGTCTTTGTTTCCCAGGCGGCAGACTGTCACAAGCACTCCTTGCTGGATTGAGCTGCATTTGAATGGTCCTCTGCAGTGGCTGGACAAGGTTCTAACCCAGATGGGTTCCCCGTCTGCACGCTGCTCCAGTATGTCCTAAACAGCTAAGGAAACGCCCAAAAAAAGCCCATAACAAAGATCATTAAATTCTAAACTTGTGATTCCTTTCATAAAAAATGGAAACCCCACAGAATGAATTTCCTGTAACATACTTCATAGTATTTGTGGCCCAGTTCCACATCCCTCTTTtaactttacacacacatacaccccaacacggacagaagaagaaatgcaCCCACATTgttgcactcacacacacacacacacacacacacatataaacagacttttcagtaaaaaaatgaaatttggCACTTTGTTATCCATCTATGTCATGCACCTTGTTAAATTGCTTTTCCCCAAATCCTTAATATTAGATCTATTTGTGGTACAAATGAAATGTATATTGGTTTTAAGTCCGGGAAGTAGGGGAAATACCAAAAATATCTGTGAATAGTTTCTCAGTATTGAAGATTGCTTGTATGAGTAACACAAGCTTGAATGGTAAAATGATTTTTGTTCCAGCCCACCCCACCCCAACCATTGTTCTGAACCTAAGTTTACTTTTCTCTGGGAAACACGGCCCCATCTTTTGTCAGGGGGAGGTGGCTTGGTGATGAAACGATGGCCTTGGTGGCATTCTTCTCTGAAGGAAACGCCACAGTAAGTTTTATCAAATTTGATTGAATTGACTTAGCCGAAATGgcccctttattttttttctttacgtGTGTCGTTATAAGACATACCTCTTAATGGACAAATAGGAatgttagtttaaaaaaaaaatgcttcaaaaCCCTAAACTGCAAACTCTGGCTATAGTTTATTTCTTTGTCATTATATGgcactttgtgtgtctcttgATTAGTTGATGTACATCCCCACCTAGCAACGTGGTAGGGAAGCTAAAGAGATATTGGCCAGGCTTTGCAGGGCGCACTGGGCAGGGACCAGAGAATATCAGCTGTTATCAAAAAGCTTTTCTGACACGACACTGGGAGTCCAGGGGCTCTCTGAGGTGAAGCATTAAACGCTTCACCTTGAGAATTTGAAGGTATCAGTGAATTCATTCTGTTTTTAGCCTATATCCCCATTGTTTTGCTACTTTTTTGTATTctcatgtatttttatatataaatatacttaAAATTTTCTGTCATTcactttttattaaaataatattttcaaGACCACGGTTGTTTCTAAAGTGACATGGAGGGCATGGATCATTCCTTAGTTTTACCCAAAAAGCTCTGTATGAATTGATTCCAATAGCAGCTCTTTGTCTTGGTTTTAAGAAAAACTCACTGCCCAACATGAAGTGTAGCCTGTTtcttattctttattttttttttccaaagaaaTCTGGTGCATTTAaagtacataaaaaaaacaaatctgcctGAAACCTAAACCTTCCTGTAATGGTTTTAATGATTCCAGAGGCATGTAAAACTTTGTAATGGccattcattcatcatctcttcacatttttttttgagaAACACACGTGACCTCTTGTAGCCTTGTGGTGCTTAGTCAAGCGGGTTAAGGTCAATCAGATAAAATTGGCTTTCAAAATGTTACAGAAACATGGgaggacagattttttttttttccttctgtgacAAAAGAAGAGCGAATGTGCCTACACACTGGGACAttctgtgttaatgtgtgtattGTATTTGTTTCGTCTATGAAATACAGTATGTACAAGACTTATTAGCTTAAGCTCATTACGTGGCTGTTGCGAGTTTTAACAtgtccctcccctcccttctttttgatgtaaatgtgtttacCTTATGGCACTAGTGATTGTACTTTAAGTGCACCTAGTGAAGTTTGGATTTGGGGAACTGAACCATGTGTTAGGGTCCAGTGTTACATTGTTTTTATCTTTGGCCTACAACATatgaatgtgaaaaaaaaatacattacagaAACTGACGTGGACCAGACATGCATATACATAACAgtagtacagtatgtgtgtatttaacaGTAATCTTTTTGCAAAGCAGTCAGTACAGTAGATGTCGCAGTTGTTTTACCAGTAGAGGGCGGTATTGATAGagcagttcttttttttttctgaccatAAGCTTCTCAGGCGTGTGGCATATTATGCAGACTTCATAAAACACTAATAAAGATTTTTATTCTCATGATCTGGCCTCTTGTGATTATTGACTGCAGACATTTGGGATATTCGTAGATTATGGTTTCAATCAAGTCCTGGCTAAATGGTAACATCTCGGGTGAACTTCTTCACCTTGGTTTACTATAAATATCAGCACGCAATATAGTACTTATCCAAGCATTTAAACATGCTTGTGTGTATCTATGCATTAATTGAAGGTATTTtagattcattttatttttataagttCAACAGCTGCAATTTTTGAGGTTCAAGGCTTTACTtagcatatttatgtttacaaaaaatgaagactttatgaaatatgtttttaaataatgtaatgCCATTATTCTGTAACGAAATTGTCCACTAATATGCACATTTACGTTAAAGACATTTTACACCTATATTTTTACGTTTAAAAGCAGTTACAATGCTACTGTCATACGTTTTGTTGTATTTAGTGTTATCTACTGAAGATCTGCGTATTTTCCGCGGGATGGAGGTATTCTTCTGGATAAAACTTCCGTAAACCATGTCCTTCCTCGGCCGCCGTATGCTACGTCACAGGTAAATAGTGTCATTTATAGCTAACCTAACAGCTAGCTACTTGCAGGGACCCAACCAACATGGCATTTACCTTGTATTCTCTCATTCAAGCAGCTATCTTGTGCGTCAATGCTGTCGCTGTACTGCACGAAGAAAGGTTTCTAAGTAAAAGTAAGTGGGCTATAGTCAGGACGTTATGCGCCACAAATAATACAATCGTTTGAAACTGTTTCTCTTTTGtcaatgctaacatgctagtgACTAGCTAACTAGAACACTCTTAGGGGCGGAAGTTTGTATTTTAGTTATTGTACTAACACCCGTAATATAGGTTAAATTGTGCGACAGAGAAGTTTCCTGGTGTTTAAATCCGTCTGCATTTTTGATTATATTCAGTTGGCTGGGGAGTGGACCAAAGTGTCGGAGGATTTGGGGATGAACCAGGTATCAAAGTGCAGCTAATGAATCTTGTTCGCTCTGTAAGGACCGTGATGAGAGGTTGGTATCCACACAGATATTTGCCTTAAGGctggctgttgctgctgtaatcATGTCATGTATTTTCCTGCCCTGTAGTGCCACTGATCGCAGTGAACTCGGTCTGCattgtgctgctgctcctgtttggATGAAGAGTGACTGAACTTGGGacagaccagactgctgtcaggaGAACATCTCCATCACCTCAGGAACCTCACTGAAGAAACTTTGACAAACAGACTGTCAGCCTGAATACGAATGTTAAATATGTGTCCCGCATTGATTTATGGTTCATTTATGAGGCTTGTATTTTCCATCAACCTGCAGATATTAAGAATGGCTTTActtaatacaatacaaaaataaaacgcagAGTAGTTTACACTTTTTAAGGAAAAACATCTCTCAACAAACATTTTTACTCTTGATCAGAGAAAGTATGTAAAGTAATATTTCTTGAATCCTTGTATTAAAGGCAGGAAAATAAATGGTTTTTAATTGGACACTGTGGAGGACACTGAGATCCCAAAGTGGAAGTTGGTATCCTTTTTCTCTAAGTGACAGCCCTCATTGTTGTAGAGGCACCTGTAGCTCATGCCCTGTGACATGCCTCGGTCTATGGCTCATATTGCCTCTATTTCTTAGTGGCATGGCACTGCTTTTTTGATGTCATTTTATGGACAAGATCATCTGGACGATAACCCACAACACATATGGCTACCGTGTCTGTCTAGCAATGTACCACAGCCCATTCATAGTGAATACTATGTTACTAATATACTAATACAAAGTGTTGTATCGTACGAATAACCACTTGCCAACAGTTACATGAATAATCAGTCCTGTGGATGTCTGAAAAAGACGTATGTGGGGTGAAAAACAGTGCTTTATGTAGTGTGTTGGTCCTTCAAAAGAGTTTTAATGGGTATGATGACATGACTGAGTTCTATTCAATATTCAAGAATGAATTCAAGTCATTTAGAGAGAAATATCCTTAAAGACACACAATAGGGGCAACAATTAGGGGTAATAATCAGCATTTTACAAGGAATACAGGccctttaaatgtgtttctggtggtaaaataaaatatttaggtTATTATGTTGCAGTATGTATTAAaacatacaacaaacaaacaacattttcttcattttgtcCATAACTACACGAGCAAATGTTATCACTGACAGACTCTTTAGTAAAATATAACCCTCTCATTAGACACGTCAGCTTGAACCCTAACCATAGACCGTATGCTAACGAGTGGCCTGAATGGAATAGTCGAAGGTGTGCTGTTTGTCCCATCGTGCTTGCCGTATTTTTTAAACATAGTTCCGGCTTGTTTATGACCAACTGTTTGTCTCAGTGTGTTAATGTAAATATACTCACGTTTCCAATAATGGGGAATGCGCAGAGTTACATTGTTGCCTCGCTCTCTGTATGTtctctttattttgtttatgttCACATTTACCGCGCTCACAAGGTGTTGAAATCAAACGTGCTGGAGAGCGACAAACTTCCAAGTTTTGTGTATCTGTACATCAAATATTTCAGCAAATCTCTGACACGCAAAACAGGGAATCTGTACGCAACACAAACCCGGAAGAAGTGTGAGTCTGTTTACACGGTGCTCAGCTGCAGGTGAGCACGACGGACGTACGTTTGGTTTGATGACGATTAACCTGCCTGTCAGGTAGTCaggtgtggttgtgttgtgtgtatgttttcagGATGGAGACTCTCGTGTTGAGGAGGTTCTGCAGTGCTGCAGGTTATGGCTGGGATTATCCAGACTCTGAATACAGAGACATCCCACTGTGCTTCCCAGAGTTCCTCTGTGGCAGACTGCTGCTTATGTTGCTGACTGATGAAAACTTTAGGCTCAGCCCAGCAGGTAAGACATCAGATGCATTCAGTGATGGAAGGACACTGAAGGACAAGCTCACATTCTTCAGATGCACTTTGTGGTAATAGAGCCTACTGCTGATTACAAGGGATgttatgacagatggtggtgaTTGGGACTTACTTTTTAAGGTCTAGTTCGTGTGCGTCAGAGTGTGAAAACTCTTCAGCCCATCGATGAGTTGAAGAAGGGTCCGTTCATGCTGCGGATCCAAGTCCTGGCATACCAGCAGACTGATGCAGGGGTGGAGGTGGACGTCTGTTTGTCTGCCACGTCCCGTTCTGGATGTCTAGTGTGGGAGAGTGTCCTGACTCTGCTGTCCAAAAGCAAGTCCCACACGTCCAGCAGCTCTATAGCAAGGACTGAACATAAGGGTGAGAGTCCCCTTAGAATCTTTGTATGATTCTTACATCAGAAATAAAAATGAGTGTCTCGTTTGTGTTAACCCACAGAATATTAAACTTTAAGATTTCTTTGTTCGGACGGAACTAACAGATGAGCCAGCACCAGAAAATGTGAAGCAGGTAGAGGTCAGAGTTCCCAGGACTACCACCCTGCAGCGTGTCGGCATCAGATCCCAGACAGCATCGAGCCTCtggatgctgtctgtctgcttggcTGAAATAGAAAAGCACAAAGGTAACACCTTGTGTTTAATAAATATAACAAACGGTATATTATATgtatcatatatatatgtattacgTGAAGTGTTTTCAGGTGTATCATCTGACCTTTTCTATTGTGCTACCAGGAGTTGCAGTCATCACAGCCCCCGTCACCATCACTGCCCAGTTTAAAGAGCTTCTCTTGGTACCAGGAAAAGCCACAGTCAGGTTCTGGGAAGAAAAAAACTATGGAGATCAGTCCTCACTTCAGGCTCTCCGGTTCAACATGCAGCAACCAGGACACAGCATACCTCATATAGTGGGACTGATTCTCAGGTCTTAAAGGTGCACATTAGATTTAACATCATCATATACACTCGGCATATTATTAAATCAGGCTTTCACAAAAAGACtaatacattatttttaataaaaccaATTCAACATGTGACACTGatttaaatacacacagtaatacacactgcaataaaggaagaaaataaTGACTCTGAAAGCTGTGATGCAAATAGGGTTACAAATGTATAGcacagctaagctaagctaagaccCTGCTGCAGGCAATTTTCCACATTAACTAGACACAAGACTGCTGTTGATCTTCTCATATAGTCTCAATAGTTGGAGGTTTGTAATTAGGTTTCTCCTCCACACTCATGTGCTGTAGGTTTCGTTGAGCTACTGTACACAAGCACTTTGTCAGATCCCATGTCCGCCATATGACTGTGCTAGGCTAATGCACATCATCATCCCTGCAGGCAGTGAAGACTTTTCAATATTTGATCTTTGCCATATTCCTGTTTGCAGCTTTCATGTATGTGAAGGTCTGTCCTCCTGTATTATTTATTGGAACACATTGAGTGCAGGGGACTGAGAGAAGGGGCTTTTCATGCATCCTTGCACTGCCGCAACAGGGACATTGTTTCTAGAATGATTTCTGTTCTGTAGTAAAGCCTGACGGTGTAAACTGGTTTAAAAGAGAACATGACAGACATGAAGGGCCAGTTAAGGTTAGCACTGCTAGTTTACTTGTAAGAGAGTGTTTCAAGATATTGGACAGAGTGTGGATTTTGAGTGTGGATATGATGGATTTTACTTTTGCCGAGATAGATGAAAGGCTTGATACCACTCCCATGCCTCAATATAAGCTGGCAGTAGTAAAGAGACAGTTAGCTTAATTAGCTTATTGCAAAGACTGGAAAACAGGGGGGAAACCACTATCCTGGTTTATTGCATTTCAAGCAGAATGGTCTGGCACATAGCTCATGGAATGCTGTTTTGATTttacacactacacacagatTTTGTACAGGGTTAAATACGAGACATAACATGCCCATCTGAATGATTTGAGGTATTGCAAGAAGATTTTACATAGGTCATTTACTTAGTTTTGAGTTTCTGTTGAACTCATATATTCCAAAAAACAAGTGTGTTTAGTGATTAGTATGTTTCACATAATGTCAGTCATGCTGTATAAAAAACATACAAGTTCAGCAAAAATTGCAATCAGAGGATCTTTCCGGGAATGTCTCCCTGCATACACTGTCAGCAGTTGTAGTTTATAAGAGGAGGGGAGGGCGTGTGTAGAAGAATGTGTTTATGGGCGGCCACACGGAGGAGAAATCAGTTTCAGCAGCTGTACAGCAGATCACAAGGAAGCATGCTGGCTCATCCAACCGCTGCCATGTGATTTCCATTACAGCAACTCGGTGAAGAGCACAGACTTCAGGTAAAggcttttttttccaagtgGAATTTTGTGAAACTTTTTATGTTTCTGCATGGATGATCTTGTGTCTATTATTGTTACTATTGTCACTTTGCTTTAATACACCTATGGATCTAGTTGGTAGATGGGACAGTGCTAAGTAATGTATGTGTTAACACAATTAGACTCATTTAATCGTATTTATTGCCAGGTGAATTCACCTAAATAGTACTTGAGAATGTTTTTCTGAAAAGCACAGAAaatgaatttttatttattgtcaaaATTCCTTCTGCTGTTGTCACTCAGGAGACAAAAGAGGCAAGGGTTTAAATTGTATGTATTTTTCATCTGTTCTTGCTCAGCCACCACTCTAAGCTGGCACTAACACCGGCTTGAACATGTACATTgccattattattcatttatagAGTCCCTATTCTGTCATGCATAGGAGTCAGTCATGTGTAAGAGGGTCAGATTGTTCTGCTCCTGTAAAGAGTGTAGTGCATTTAGCATGTACAGCCATAACATAGAAAGAGTTCCCTCCTAATAGACTCTTTGTCCTGACACAACGCGTGTACACATATCTCCTTTTGAAATGTGCATCAGGATTAATATTTTAATGTGATATCAGATTTGTTGTAGCTTAAAATTAATTTAGCCTAAACATTGGATGCATTCCACGCTGTGTATGAACCGCTGGCTGGAACATGGAGGGTTTGTTTTAAAgagatgaaacacacactctcctttCTCTGGTTGGAGCACTTCAGAGGAACTCATCTGTCTGCGTCTTCAAAGAACTCATCCTCAGGGAATTCAAGttattttttgcttcttttAAAAGTACCggcttcatttatttattcagagaGGCCAAAACTAAATGACAGCGAGTCCTGTTGTTCATAAAACACTGCACTTACTACCACCTGCCCCACTTTCTGTCTTAGAGACACACATGAATaaactctgcagctgcacatAGTACCATCTGAAACTGAGTGTCCTGATGTATGCTATGTTCATActtcatattaaaaaaaaagatatttcaggtcaacacacactttctctgttTCCCATTATGAATACACAGACATCCATGACTGTGATTCCAGTTTCACATTTACAGGATATCAGCGTGTTCAGCATAGAtgcattttctcattttgtgaCCACACTACACTGCACTATCACTCACATACtctttgatttatttatgtcttGTATCACAAATGTGACATTATGTCcttttttatgtacattttgttGACTTGAAGTATTATGTGACTGCATCAGACCCCTGCTGTCATTAGAACCATAAATAAggcaccatcatcatcattatctcTGAACAGTAGGACATTATTGTCTGACAAGGTATTTTTATTGATATTCATAATCTGATTCATTTATAGTGTTTTATATATCTGttcaattaaaataattaaatataatgGTACCTAATAATCTGATCTATCTTCCGGTGTATACTTGCTATTGCTAtatactttctttttttctgaagctGTTTACTGCATCTTACAGTtttatctcattttttttcaaggTAAATAAAGCTGCAAGTCTATCATGACTACCAGAACGGGGCTTTCAAGATGTATCCTGGGAATGGTCATGCTATAGAAAACAGTTGTCACATCAGGAGAGACCAGCTCATCTCTGTTCCAGATGTCTTCTCAAACAGCCAGGAACAAAAGTACAGCATGAAAGACAAGTCTGTTTGCAGGAACTCCTTGTGGATGATGGATTCCAGCAGTCAGGCCTACTCAGGCCCAGAGGACAACTCCACAGATCCACATGAGACCCTGACAGAGACCTCTACTCTGACTTTTGTGGATGCCCACACTCTGGAGGAATCAGCGGAGTACCACAGTCTCCATGGCATGGGGATGGGCTACCTCAAGGAGTTTGTGCtgatagatgatgatgatgatggggacATGTCgctgagagagaaaacagtgaCAGACTGGTCTGTCATGGACGGGAAAGCTGCAGAACTGGTGTGTGGGAGGCTGCTGTCCACTTCGAGCGGATCAGTGTCGGAGAGTAAGGAGGAAACCTCGGCTCCTGAAGCGCCTCCACCCGAGGAGGCTGACGCTTCTCATGTCAAGAaacactgctgtttctgcacagTTTCATGACCCTGCAGCAGCTTGTGTGTCCAATATCTGGGCCATGAGCTATCCTGGTGACCTCTGTGATCTGAGCCACCCAGTGATCTGACTGCTGGAAGGAGGAGGGGACACATTTTCTGGATTTTATGGATGACTAAATAATCAGCAAAAATATATGTACCAACATCAGCCACTAACGTGTTTCAGTATTTATTATGAATATGAAATGGGTGCTGAGGGGTGTAGTGCTTTTGAGTCATTTTTCAAGTTTAACAGATGTCTCTAAAGTCTTTTATACTAAAAAAGTGCATGTTCTGCTAAAATAGATCAGAATGACAGACTTTGTGAAAAAGTCTTGAAAGATCAGGTGCTAttattaaataaagaaaatgtcaATAAGAAGCATTGTCTCTGGTCAGATCATTCAATTTGTTACGCCATTGAATATGCCATGACCCCACCCCACCAAGCTAAAACACAATGGCCAACAGAACATGAGGAAGGTACAGCTTTAACAGCAACAGCTATCATGTCTAAGACACCTATGAATAGTATTATGTAAATATCTTCTGAACTAAGCATAAGCATTATGAAT
The genomic region above belongs to Parambassis ranga chromosome 9, fParRan2.1, whole genome shotgun sequence and contains:
- the LOC114440810 gene encoding immediate early response 3-interacting protein 1-like, translating into MAFTLYSLIQAAILCVNAVAVLHEERFLSKIGWGVDQSVGGFGDEPGIKVQLMNLVRSVRTVMRVPLIAVNSVCIVLLLLFG
- the LOC114440809 gene encoding uncharacterized protein LOC114440809 → MTNCLSQCVNVNILTFPIMGNAQSYIVASLSVCSLYFVYVHIYRAHKVLKSNVLESDKLPSFVYLYIKYFSKSLTRKTGNLYATQTRKKCESVYTVLSCRMETLVLRRFCSAAGYGWDYPDSEYRDIPLCFPEFLCGRLLLMLLTDENFRLSPAGLVRVRQSVKTLQPIDELKKGPFMLRIQVLAYQQTDAGVEVDVCLSATSRSGCLVWESVLTLLSKSKSHTSSSSIARTEHKDFFVRTELTDEPAPENVKQVEVRVPRTTTLQRVGIRSQTASSLWMLSVCLAEIEKHKGVAVITAPVTITAQFKELLLVPGKATVRFWEEKNYGDQSSLQALRFNMQQPGHSIPHIVGLILRS